A single genomic interval of Nitrosomonadales bacterium harbors:
- a CDS encoding outer membrane protein assembly factor BamD: MRHSLAVFLLLTLTACSLLEPLPDGSEQTRQLSAAEIYNTGKAALNEGDYSIAIKHFESLQARFPYGRYAQQAMLETAYAYYRQGEPEPSISAADRFIKQYPNDPHVDYAYYVKGLANFNGEIGILKSLGGQDPTERDPRAAQESFNAFKDLVTRFPDSKYAPDSRLRMQYLVNALAKYELHVARYYLRRGAHIAAANRAQGILSQYPNSPSTRDALQVMVQAYDALGMTDLRDDAKRVLAKNSAPGSAAYDAATTGKSWWQFWK; this comes from the coding sequence ATGCGCCATAGTTTAGCCGTATTCCTGTTGCTTACGTTAACCGCCTGCAGTTTGTTGGAGCCCCTGCCGGACGGTTCCGAACAAACCAGGCAACTATCCGCCGCCGAAATCTACAATACCGGCAAGGCGGCATTGAACGAGGGCGATTACAGCATTGCAATCAAGCACTTCGAATCCCTGCAAGCGCGCTTCCCCTACGGGCGCTATGCGCAGCAGGCCATGCTGGAAACGGCTTATGCCTATTACCGCCAAGGTGAACCGGAGCCGTCCATTTCCGCTGCCGACCGGTTCATCAAACAATATCCCAACGATCCGCACGTGGATTATGCCTATTACGTAAAGGGGCTGGCCAATTTCAACGGCGAGATCGGCATTCTCAAATCGCTGGGCGGGCAGGATCCGACCGAGCGCGACCCACGGGCAGCGCAGGAGTCGTTTAACGCCTTCAAGGATCTGGTGACACGCTTTCCAGACAGCAAATACGCGCCCGATTCCAGATTGCGCATGCAGTATCTGGTGAACGCACTGGCAAAATACGAACTGCATGTCGCCCGCTATTATCTGCGACGCGGCGCTCATATCGCTGCAGCCAACCGGGCGCAAGGTATCCTGTCGCAATATCCGAACAGTCCCTCGACGCGCGACGCCTTGCAGGTTATGGTGCAAGCCTATGACGCCCTGGGCATGACCGACCTGCGCGACGATGCCAAACGCGTACTGGCCAAAAACAGCGCGCCGGGAAGTGCCGCCTACGATGCCGCCACGACCGGAAAATCCTGGTGGCAATTCTGGAAATGA
- the pgeF gene encoding peptidoglycan editing factor PgeF has translation MSLADHLIFPDWPAPENVRALQTTRQGGVSAPPYDSLNLGSHVGDAPLAVARNRMLLNTVLPSEPVWLEQVHGTAVANADMAGCRVQADACIARRLGSVCVVMTADCLPVLLCDRQGSVVGAAHAGWKGLAAGVIEATVEAMDIAPQDLIAWLGPAISQRAFEVGDEVRAVFVDGDPKASTAFVPGNEGKWFADIYALARLRLNAMGITQVYGGGRCTSGERDTFFSYRRDGVTGRMGTFIWLE, from the coding sequence ATGAGTCTGGCTGACCACCTGATCTTCCCCGACTGGCCCGCACCCGAAAATGTGCGTGCGCTGCAGACCACGCGGCAAGGCGGCGTGAGCGCGCCACCTTACGACAGCCTCAATCTCGGCAGCCATGTCGGGGATGCGCCGCTGGCGGTGGCGCGCAACCGCATGTTGCTCAACACCGTATTGCCCAGCGAGCCGGTATGGCTGGAACAGGTGCATGGCACCGCCGTTGCCAATGCCGATATGGCCGGCTGCCGTGTGCAGGCCGATGCGTGTATCGCGCGGCGGCTCGGCTCGGTATGCGTGGTGATGACCGCCGATTGCCTGCCGGTATTGCTCTGCGACCGGCAGGGTAGCGTGGTCGGCGCGGCACACGCCGGATGGAAAGGATTGGCGGCGGGCGTCATCGAGGCTACCGTCGAAGCGATGGATATCGCACCGCAGGACCTGATTGCCTGGCTGGGACCGGCGATTAGTCAGCGGGCGTTCGAGGTCGGCGACGAGGTGCGCGCAGTTTTTGTGGATGGCGACCCGAAGGCCTCGACCGCGTTCGTTCCCGGCAATGAAGGCAAGTGGTTTGCCGACATCTATGCACTTGCGCGCCTGCGCCTGAATGCGATGGGGATCACCCAAGTCTACGGCGGAGGACGCTGCACTTCTGGCGAGCGGGACACGTTCTTTTCCTATCGCCGCGACGGTGTGACCGGGCGGATGGGTACTTTCATCTGGCTGGAGTGA
- a CDS encoding NUDIX hydrolase: protein MKFCPSCGAAVEFRIPDDDNRPRHICSACGTIHYQNPKMVIAAIPVWDDKVLLCRRAIEPRHGLWTLPGGFMENGETTAEAAIRETLEEANARIEIGELFSMYSLPYINQVHLLFRARLLDRDFGPGPESLEVGLFGEAEIPWGEIAFRPIRFSLEHYFADRRKGHFGFHSGELAAPPAAG from the coding sequence ATGAAATTCTGCCCATCATGCGGAGCTGCGGTCGAGTTTCGCATCCCGGATGATGACAACCGTCCGCGGCATATCTGCAGCGCCTGCGGCACCATTCATTACCAGAATCCCAAGATGGTGATTGCCGCCATCCCAGTCTGGGATGACAAGGTATTGCTGTGCCGCCGCGCCATCGAACCGCGCCACGGCCTGTGGACCCTGCCCGGCGGCTTCATGGAGAATGGCGAGACCACTGCCGAAGCCGCCATCCGCGAAACGCTGGAAGAAGCCAACGCGCGCATCGAGATCGGCGAACTGTTCTCGATGTACAGCCTGCCCTATATCAACCAAGTACATCTTTTGTTCCGCGCCCGCCTGCTCGACCGGGACTTCGGGCCGGGCCCGGAAAGCCTTGAGGTTGGGCTGTTCGGCGAAGCGGAGATTCCCTGGGGCGAGATCGCCTTCCGGCCGATCCGGTTCAGTCTGGAACATTATTTTGCGGATCGTCGCAAAGGCCATTTCGGCTTCCACAGCGGCGAACTTGCCGCGCCACCCGCAGCCGGGTGA
- the rluD gene encoding 23S rRNA pseudouridine(1911/1915/1917) synthase RluD, with product MTRPGKNLRDYNVNTDSSDVLHFAVPGDCAGLRLDQVLARLLPEYSRSRLQEWIVQQQVSLNGESATPKQKVWGGDALEVRPRSHPAEQPYRAQDIALDILYEDDALLVLNKPAGLVVHPGSGNWEGTLLNALLHHAPQLEGVPRAGIVHRLDKDTSGLLVVARTLTAQTHLVRQLQARSVKREYLALVYGELRHGGTVDEPVGRHPDQRVKMAVTEGGKSATTHYQVEERFPGCTLVRCQLETGRTHQIRVHMAHIRHPLVGDRVYLKGPQKCVPELRELLRGFPRQALHATRLALEHPVSGETMEWEVPLPEDMARLLQQIRNVLHESG from the coding sequence ATGACTCGACCCGGAAAAAATTTGCGCGATTATAACGTAAACACCGATTCTTCCGATGTGCTGCATTTCGCGGTTCCCGGTGATTGTGCCGGGCTACGTCTCGACCAGGTTCTGGCCAGATTGTTGCCGGAATATTCGCGCAGCCGTCTGCAGGAATGGATCGTGCAGCAACAAGTCAGCCTGAACGGCGAATCGGCCACACCGAAACAGAAGGTCTGGGGCGGGGACGCGCTCGAGGTCCGGCCTCGGTCACATCCTGCCGAACAACCGTACCGTGCCCAGGACATCGCGCTCGATATCCTTTATGAGGACGATGCGCTGCTGGTGCTCAACAAGCCGGCCGGACTGGTGGTCCATCCCGGCAGCGGTAACTGGGAAGGCACGCTGCTTAACGCGCTGCTGCACCATGCGCCGCAACTGGAAGGCGTGCCGCGTGCCGGCATCGTGCATCGTCTAGACAAGGATACCAGCGGGTTGCTGGTGGTGGCCAGAACGCTCACCGCGCAAACCCATCTGGTGCGCCAGCTGCAGGCGCGCAGCGTGAAACGCGAATACCTCGCGCTGGTCTATGGCGAACTGCGCCACGGCGGTACGGTGGACGAACCGGTCGGCCGCCACCCGGACCAGCGCGTCAAAATGGCGGTGACGGAGGGCGGAAAATCCGCCACCACCCATTATCAGGTCGAGGAAAGGTTCCCCGGTTGCACGCTGGTGCGTTGCCAGCTGGAAACCGGACGCACCCACCAGATACGCGTACACATGGCGCATATCAGGCATCCCCTTGTCGGCGACCGTGTCTATCTCAAGGGGCCGCAGAAATGTGTTCCCGAATTGCGCGAATTGCTGCGCGGATTTCCGCGCCAGGCGCTGCATGCGACACGCCTTGCACTGGAACATCCGGTCAGCGGCGAGACGATGGAATGGGAAGTGCCGCTGCCGGAAGACATGGCGCGGTTGTTGCAACAGATCAGGAACGTGCTTCATGAGTCTGGCTGA